In Bacillus cytotoxicus NVH 391-98, the following are encoded in one genomic region:
- a CDS encoding PTS transporter subunit IIBC, with product MKITSFDFWQKFGKALLVVVAVMPAAGLMISIGKLIGMAAGDVNAVHMIARVMEDIGWAIITNLHILFAVAIGGSWAKDRAGGAFAALLAFVLTNRITGAIFGVNTEMLADSKAEVSSLLAGDLLVKDYFTSILGAPALNMGVFVGIITGFLGATLYNKYYNYNKLPQALAFFNGKRFVPFVVIVWSTITAIVLSLLWPFIQSGLNEFGRWIAASKDSAPVVAPFVYGTLERLLLPFGLHHMLTIPMNYTELGGTYTMLTGSKVGQVVAGQDPLWLAWVTDLNNLLTNGDTKAYNDLLNNVVPARFKVGQVIGSTASLIGIAFAMFYNVDKDKRAKYKPMFFSAALAVFLTGVTEPIEFMFMFIAPLLYIVYAITTGLAFALADLINLRVHAFGFIELMTRTPMMVHAGLTRDLIHFVIVSVMFFILNFTVFHFLIKKFNLPTPGRAGNYIDNEDDSSEQIANGKEGSLATKVIDLLGGKDNIADVDACMTRLRVTVKDLSVVAPETDWKQNGALGLIVKDKGVQAVYGPKADVLKSDIQDMLGA from the coding sequence ATGAAAATTACGTCTTTTGATTTTTGGCAGAAGTTTGGGAAAGCGTTGTTAGTTGTTGTAGCAGTTATGCCAGCTGCAGGTTTAATGATTTCTATTGGTAAGCTAATCGGTATGGCTGCTGGAGATGTAAATGCTGTACATATGATTGCTAGAGTTATGGAAGACATTGGTTGGGCGATTATTACAAACTTGCATATTTTATTTGCAGTAGCAATTGGGGGATCGTGGGCAAAGGACCGCGCAGGCGGTGCGTTTGCAGCGCTGTTAGCATTTGTGTTAACAAACCGGATTACGGGAGCTATATTTGGTGTTAACACTGAAATGTTAGCGGATTCAAAAGCGGAAGTTTCTTCATTATTAGCTGGAGATTTACTTGTAAAAGATTATTTCACTTCTATACTTGGTGCACCAGCGCTCAATATGGGAGTATTCGTAGGGATTATTACAGGGTTTTTAGGTGCCACTTTATATAATAAATATTATAACTATAATAAATTACCACAGGCATTAGCATTTTTTAATGGGAAACGTTTTGTACCATTTGTTGTAATTGTTTGGTCTACCATTACGGCAATTGTTTTATCACTTTTATGGCCGTTCATCCAAAGTGGATTAAATGAGTTCGGACGCTGGATTGCGGCATCGAAAGACAGTGCACCAGTTGTCGCGCCATTCGTATACGGGACATTAGAGCGTCTGTTATTGCCGTTTGGATTACATCATATGTTAACGATTCCGATGAACTATACAGAACTTGGTGGGACATATACAATGTTAACGGGTTCGAAAGTTGGTCAAGTGGTTGCAGGACAAGACCCGCTATGGTTGGCATGGGTTACAGATTTAAATAATTTATTAACAAATGGGGATACAAAAGCATATAACGATTTGTTAAATAATGTAGTGCCAGCTCGTTTTAAAGTAGGACAAGTAATTGGATCGACAGCATCACTAATTGGGATTGCATTTGCAATGTTTTACAATGTTGATAAAGACAAACGTGCAAAATATAAGCCGATGTTCTTTTCAGCAGCATTAGCGGTATTTTTAACAGGTGTTACAGAGCCGATTGAATTTATGTTTATGTTCATCGCTCCATTATTATATATAGTGTATGCAATTACAACAGGTCTTGCATTTGCATTGGCAGATCTTATTAATTTACGAGTACATGCATTTGGATTTATTGAATTAATGACTCGTACACCAATGATGGTTCATGCAGGGTTAACAAGAGACTTAATTCATTTTGTGATTGTTTCAGTAATGTTCTTTATTTTAAACTTTACCGTATTTCATTTCTTAATTAAAAAGTTTAATTTACCAACTCCAGGGCGTGCGGGTAATTATATTGATAATGAAGATGATTCTTCAGAACAAATAGCAAATGGAAAAGAAGGGTCTTTAGCAACAAAAGTTATTGACCTTCTAGGTGGAAAGGATAATATTGCAGATGTAGATGCTTGTATGACACGTTTACGTGTGACAGTGAAAGATTTAAGTGTCGTTGCACCAGAAACAGATTGGAAACAAAATGGGGCATTAGGGCTTATTGTAAAAGATAAAGGTGTGCAAGCTGTATACGGTCCAAAAGCAGATGTATTAAAATCAGATATTCAAGACATGTTAGGTGCATAA